The proteins below are encoded in one region of Neisseria bacilliformis:
- the prmC gene encoding peptide chain release factor N(5)-glutamine methyltransferase, which yields MTLEDYLRHTPLPKNEARLLACAATGWTPAQLITRSREPLPPDTAAALSALENRRLAGEPAAYILGEREFYGRRFTVSPAVLIPRPETEHLVEAALARLSAGGRVWDLGTGSGAIAVTLACERPDAHVSASDISPAALALAAQNAAAHRAAVRFACGSWFAALPPSEAADFDLIVSNPPYIEVDDPHLHQGDLRFEPQHALTDFSDGLTCIRTLAHGAAHRLRGGGYLIVEHGCNQGAAARSIFAAAGWQNISTLPDLAGLDRITLGQKAV from the coding sequence ATGACCCTCGAAGACTACCTGCGCCACACCCCCCTGCCCAAAAACGAAGCCCGCCTGCTTGCCTGCGCCGCCACCGGCTGGACACCCGCCCAACTCATCACCCGCAGCCGCGAGCCCCTGCCGCCCGACACCGCCGCCGCCCTCTCCGCCCTCGAAAACCGCCGCCTCGCCGGCGAACCCGCCGCCTACATCCTCGGCGAGCGCGAATTCTACGGCCGCCGCTTCACCGTCTCCCCCGCCGTCCTCATCCCCCGCCCCGAAACCGAACACCTCGTCGAAGCCGCCCTTGCCCGCCTGAGCGCAGGCGGCCGCGTATGGGACTTGGGCACCGGCAGCGGCGCAATCGCCGTAACCCTCGCCTGCGAACGCCCCGACGCGCACGTGTCCGCCTCCGACATCAGCCCCGCCGCCCTCGCGCTGGCCGCGCAAAACGCCGCCGCCCACCGCGCCGCCGTGCGCTTCGCCTGCGGCTCCTGGTTCGCCGCCCTGCCCCCGTCCGAAGCGGCGGATTTCGATTTGATCGTTTCCAACCCGCCCTACATCGAAGTGGACGATCCCCACCTGCACCAAGGCGACCTGCGCTTCGAGCCACAACACGCCCTCACCGACTTTTCAGACGGCCTCACCTGCATCCGCACCCTCGCCCACGGCGCGGCACACCGCCTGCGCGGCGGCGGTTATCTCATCGTCGAACACGGCTGCAACCAGGGCGCGGCCGCCCGCAGCATCTTCGCCGCCGCCGGCTGGCAAAACATCAGCACCCTGCCCGACCTCGCGGGGCTGGACAGAATCACCCTCGGGCAAAAGGCCGTCTGA